A genome region from Solanum pennellii chromosome 12, SPENNV200 includes the following:
- the LOC107007354 gene encoding uncharacterized protein At4g10930 isoform X3 → MEMELFTEAMMEEENCCIDEINDDYSTLDGERCGICMDVVIDRGVLDCCQHWFCFTCIDNWATITNLCPLCQSEFQLITCVPVYDTIGGSQTDEDLYTRDDDWSIEGKTNTLSFPSYYIDENAVVCLDGDGCKVRAGSVTNEGDLNLDTSIACDSCDLWYHAFCVGFDPEDTSESTWLCPRCVDKLPEKSAPYKKLGPENASNNCLLEASFSGEVSVSIADAGETAVVVSIVERNNQGEIPGRKLSNLDTKEAINTGILVPDPVPDTSSIELSLRQNECPDSAQPATPVDVKSDASTDLCNELIQPNLDLHLGLSENSCSASTVDVTNMMVAGDQVLRAARLKNNTSECLCPGEKVMPDKNEEKVVASSAKRKRRENSECRNADNGGIRAKAELAYDVKRVKIEGTSEQINAKDQTPVSASDNSDKPRVIIPKDKKLKCKPENKDLSSDIMDIVKGTGRKILKKLAHSNQDGMSSIQKESAARLRVKKIMRRTGDEDSSVLVENLRKEIREAVRNKSYGDKGENQLDPKLLTAFRAVVTGSTPETKKPLVDLKAKRSLLQKGKVRENLTKKIYGIGGRRRRAWTRDCEVEFWKYRCSNMSKPEKIQTLKSVLDLLRDDSENAPTKPVNEGEEKSSILSRLYLADNSVFPRKEDIKPVSTLTVVANQNKENGSTSNTSATSFPSPSNIVPRANVASLVVASSLEIKGAKTSVPTTKADITRNVLPIKGTDRPSTSTSSGLKLSTKEEITVKCDNTRSDKKKWALEVLARKTAATSKSGTLENEEDSAVLKNNYPLLAQLPKDMRPALAPSRHNKIPMSVRLAQLHRLTEHLLKKTNLSVMRRTAETELAIADAVNIEKEVADRSNSKLVYINLCSQELRRSDNASNVGVAEPSPCQNLVLTNSSEEVSDVHSSDPAVNEALRNAGLLSDSPPNSPSCALEEAKEESCISKEVEDHGPENVFEVDDPPELDIYGDFEYNLEDDEFSGAGTSMISVLQPEESKLKVVFSTINPVGTDGSLELQNLEKQDILEGPVGTSSLSGCETSGVVGSSTAADQTENCLGHSSPIDENLSVVDCEELYGPDKEPLIEKYPEMASVKLDELAMDNEVQQSNGVDESKQASESSEQGNGSSSTASKCPNSPNKLSKSENLQINKKSKSSADKESASNSSVSTKVKAYVKEHIRPLCKSGVISVDQYRWAVDKTTEKVMKYHPKDKNANFLIKEGDKIKKLAEQYVETAQHTTK, encoded by the exons ATGGAGATGGAATTGTTCACGGAGGCAATGATGGAAGAAGAAAACTGTTGCATTGATGAAATCAATGAT GATTATTCAACTTTAGATGGTGAAAGATGTGGGATATGTATGGATGTTGTCATTGATAGAGGAGTTCTAGACTGCTGTCAACACTG GTTTTGTTTTACATGCATTGACAACTGGGCTACCATCACAAACTTATGCCCACTTTGCCAGAGCGAATTTCAATTAATCACTTGTGTGCCT GTATATGATACAATAGGGGGCAGCCAGACTGATGAGGATTTATATACCAG AGATGATGATTGGTCCATTGAAGGGAAGACTAATACTCTTTCATTCCCATCATACTATATCGACGAGAAT GCAGTTGTCTGCTTGGATGGAGATGGCTGCAAAGTTAGAGCTGGATCAGTTACAAATGAAGGAGATCTGAATCTTGATACGTCAATTGCTTGTGATTCATGTGATCTATG GTATCATGCCTTTTGTGTTGGATTTGACCCTGAGGACACTTCTGAAAGTACATGGCTATGCCCAAG ATGTGTTGACAAGCTACCCGAAAAGTCAGCACCTTACAAGAAGTTAGGTCCAGAAAATGCCAGCAATAACTGTTTGCTTGAGGCTTCTTTTTCAGGGGAAGTGTCTGTATCTATTGCTGATGCTGGTGAGACGGCTGTTGTTGTCTCAATTGTTGAGAGGAACAATCAGGGTGAAATACCAGGCAGAAAACTTTCAAATCTAGATACTAAAGAGGCTATAAATACTGGCATTTTGGTCCCTGATCCTGTTCCTGATACTTCCAGTATAGAACTGTCCTTGCGACAAAATGAATGTCCAGATTCTGCGCAGCCTGCTACCCCTGTGGATGTGAAGTCTGATGCATCGACAGACTTGTGTAATGAACTGATTCAACCAAATCTAGATCTTCATCTGGGATTGTCTGAGAACTCATGTTCAGCATCTACTG TAGACGTTACAAATATGATGGTAGCTGGAGATCAAGTACTTCGAGCTGCACGACTGAAGAATAATACATCAGAATGCCTTTGTCCAG GTGAAAAAGTGATGCCTGATAAGAACGAGGAAAAGGTTGTGGCCTCCAGTGCAAAGAGAAAGCGAAGAGAAAACAG TGAATGCAGAAATGCCGATAATGGAGGCATTAGAGCCAAAGCTGAGCTTGCTTATGATGTGAAGAGAGTTAAAATTGAGGGAACCAGTGAGCAAATTAATGCAAAGGACCAAACTCCAGTATCTGCTTCAGACAACTCCGATAAACCTCGAGTAATCATCCCGAAGGACAAGAAACTGAAATGTAAACCTGAAAATAAAGATCTTAGTTCTGACATAATGGATATAGTTAAAGGAACAGGTCGTAAAATTTTGAAGAAGCTTGCTCATAGCAACCAGGATGGAATGTCCTCTATACAAAAAGAAAGTGCAGCTCGCTTGAGGGTTAAAAAGATCATGCGGAGAACTGGTGATGAGGACTCATCAGTGCTAGTTGAAAATCTAAGGAAAGAAATTAGAGAAGCTGTTCGTAACAAGTCTTATGGGGATAAAGGGGAAAACCAGCTTGACCCAAAACTTCTGACTGCTTTTAGAGCTGTTGTGACAGGATCTACACCTGAAACTAAGAAGCCTTTGGTGGATCTTAAGGCAAAGAGGTCACTGTTGCAGAAGGGAAAAGTACGTGAAAACCtaaccaaaaaaatttatggtaTTGGAGGAAGACGACGGCGAGCATGGACTCGTGATTGTGAAGTAGAATTTTGGAAATACAGATGCTCAAATATGTCAAAGCCTGAGAAGATTCAGACATTGAAGTCGGTTCTTGACCTCCTGAGAGATGATTCAGAGAATGCACCTACAAAGCCTGTGAATGAAGGGGAAGAAAAGTCTTCCATTCTTTCGAGGCTATATCTAGCAGATAATTCGGTTTTCCCAAGAAAGGAGGATATCAAGCCTGTCTCTACCCTTACTGTTGTAGCTaatcaaaacaaagaaaatggtTCAACATCAAACACTTCAGCAACATCTTTTCCTAGTCCATCCAATATAGTTCCACGTGCAAATGTGGCTTCTCTGGTGGTGGCTTCTTCCTTGGAAATTAAGGGGGCCAAGACAAGTGTCCCGACCACTAAGGCTGATATTACCAGAAATGTACTTCCAATCAAAGGCACTGATAGGCCGTCTACATCAACCTCAAGTGGTTTGAAATTGTCTACCAAGGAGGAAATAACTGTAAAATGTGACAATACAAGGAGTGATAAGAAGAAGTGGGCCCTAGAGGTTCTTGCAAGAAAAACAGCAGCAACAAGCAAGAGTGGAACCCTGGAAAATGAAGAGGACAGTGCAGTGCTGAAAAATAATTATCCTTTGCTG GCTCAGCTACCGAAAGACATGCGGCCAGCTTTGGCACCCAGTCGTCATAATAAAATCCCCATGTCCGTCAGGCTG GCTCAACTTCACCGTCTCACTGAGCACCTTCTAAAGAAGACAAATCTGTCAGTTATGCGCAGAACAGCAGAAACAGAATTGGCAATTGCAGACGCGGTTAATATTGAAAAGGAGGTTGCTGATAGGTCTAATAGCAAACTAGTATATATAAACCTCTGCTCACAAGAACTGCGCAGATCAGACAATGCCAGTAATGTTGGTGTTGCAGAGCCAAGTCCTTGCCAAAATTTAGTTCTAACCAACTCATCCGAAGAAGTAAGTGATGTCCATTCTTCTGATCCAGCAGTCAATGAAGCGCTAAGAAATGCAGGACTTTTGTCTGATTCACCTCCAAATAGTCCAAGTTGCGCCCTGGAGGAAGCCAAAGAGGAAAGTTGCATatcaaaagaagttgaagatcACGGGCCAGAGAATGTGTTTGAAGTGGATGATCCTCCAGAACTTGATATATACGGGgattttgaatataatttgGAGGATGATGAATTTTCTGGTGCCGGAACTTCAATGATCTCTGTGCTGCAACCAGAAGAATCTAAATTGAAAGTTGTCTTCTCCACAATCAACCCTGTGGGAACTGATGGCTCTTTGGAActtcaaaatcttgaaaaacagGACATTCTTGAAGGTCCTGTAGGCACATCTTCGTTGAGTGGGTGCGAAACAAGTGGTGTGGTTGGAAGCTCAACTGCAGCTGACCAGACAGAAAATTGCCTTGGTCATAGTTCCCCTATTGATGAAAACCTCTCTGTTGTAGACTGTGAAGAGTTGTACGGACCAGATAAAGAACCGCTGATTGAGAAGTACCCCGAGATGGCATCAGTCAAGCTTGATGAACTGGCTATGGACAATGAAGTTCAACAAAGCAATGGAGTTGACGAATCCAAACAGGCTTCAGAGTCCTCAGAACAGGGAAATGGTAGCAGCTCTACTGCTTCCAAATGCCCAAACTCACCAAACAAGCTTTCCAAAAGTGAAAACCTACAAATCAACAAGAAATCAAAATCTTCCGCTGACAAGGAATCAGCCAGCAATAGCTCTGTATCAACGAAG GTCAAAGCATACGTGAAGGAGCACATCAGACCACTGTGCAAGAGTGGTGTGATCTCTGTTGATCAATACAGGTGGGCTGTGGACAAAACTACTGAGAAAGTCATGAAGTATCACCCAAAGGACAAAAATGCTAATTTTCTCATAAAGGAAGGAgataaaattaagaaacttGCAGAGCAATACGTCGAGACAGCTCAACATACAACAAAATAA